A single region of the Salipaludibacillus sp. LMS25 genome encodes:
- a CDS encoding anti-sigma factor domain-containing protein: protein MKKGVVMEVRNRHIIVMTKDGEFIRAKPDEHAHVGEEVEFSAFPLYSFYRIVDKKLYSVPLTFTLIILLCLPFGPLVQPSKVYGIISLDMNPSIEMAVNEEYEVIYTSSYDKEGQTLLADIDTTFKGMTVSRATNIILEEGYEQGILNETSSVYITSPLAFNDPLLTNEIGDWSSKLSNEVELTIYSVYVDDELVEKAREQAVSPLKMLLLSYYNQEETGKSLDSHYSVNELIDLTGFPLDELTSVTVIN from the coding sequence ATGAAAAAAGGGGTCGTGATGGAAGTGAGGAATAGGCACATTATCGTCATGACAAAAGACGGTGAATTTATTCGTGCCAAACCTGATGAACATGCACACGTAGGGGAGGAAGTAGAATTTTCTGCTTTTCCTTTGTATTCCTTTTATCGCATAGTGGATAAAAAACTATATAGTGTGCCTTTAACATTTACGCTTATTATATTATTGTGCCTGCCATTCGGGCCTCTCGTCCAACCTTCAAAAGTGTATGGGATTATTTCACTTGATATGAACCCTAGTATTGAGATGGCTGTAAATGAAGAATATGAAGTGATATATACGTCCAGTTATGATAAAGAAGGCCAAACGTTATTAGCAGATATCGATACTACATTCAAAGGAATGACTGTTAGCCGAGCTACAAATATTATTCTAGAAGAGGGTTACGAACAAGGGATATTAAACGAGACAAGTTCCGTTTATATTACGTCTCCGTTGGCTTTTAATGATCCTTTATTAACGAATGAGATAGGGGATTGGTCGTCTAAGTTATCAAATGAGGTGGAGTTAACAATTTATTCTGTCTATGTAGATGATGAGTTAGTGGAAAAAGCGAGAGAACAAGCTGTTTCTCCTCTTAAGATGTTGCTATTATCATACTATAATCAAGAGGAGACTGGGAAGTCATTAGATAGTCATTATTCAGTCAACGAGCTTATCGATTTAACTGGTTTTCCATTAGATGAGCTAACGAGTGTCACTGTTATTAACTAA
- a CDS encoding toxic anion resistance protein: protein MNDNNKFTATENANSLTPSQDSELSTTKSDQNIHDILNSIGKLGAHEQEKAGESLEALKRPVSDMMNEPNHDLPEQLSKLKEVVGELEPNYLQEGRFKQFLTKLIRRSPVEKYAQKYQSIESEVDTIIEALLHGKDRLQEDTVMLHQLKGVARERIKGLNEQIEVGKELNVMLEKELLKEEWQEDPTPIQKGQQKVLTRVKNMQQAVLVLQQSLASVDIIVENNEKLEEAIFNAITMTKNIITVTASIQLSLSNQKKVIDAVQSVNKTTESMLLNNAEMLKSNTEETLKTLEEPAVAMETFKKAYEDVYSAIEMTEQSNERIIESSKKFINEMEQLNDQMERKLLN, encoded by the coding sequence ATGAACGATAATAATAAGTTTACTGCTACAGAAAATGCCAATAGCCTGACACCTTCTCAAGATTCTGAACTCAGCACTACAAAGTCAGACCAAAACATCCACGATATTTTAAACTCAATTGGTAAACTTGGTGCACATGAACAAGAGAAAGCTGGTGAATCTCTTGAAGCATTAAAACGCCCTGTCAGCGATATGATGAATGAACCAAACCACGATTTACCTGAACAACTCTCAAAATTAAAAGAAGTGGTTGGCGAACTTGAACCAAATTATTTACAAGAAGGGCGATTTAAGCAATTTCTAACAAAATTGATCCGCCGAAGCCCGGTGGAGAAATACGCTCAAAAATATCAATCCATTGAAAGTGAAGTAGATACTATTATTGAAGCGCTACTGCACGGAAAGGATCGCTTACAGGAAGACACGGTTATGCTCCACCAATTAAAGGGTGTGGCTCGCGAACGAATTAAAGGTTTAAATGAGCAAATAGAAGTTGGTAAAGAACTTAATGTTATGCTCGAGAAAGAGTTATTAAAGGAAGAATGGCAAGAAGACCCTACACCTATACAAAAAGGCCAACAAAAAGTTTTAACAAGAGTTAAAAATATGCAGCAAGCTGTCCTTGTTCTCCAACAATCGTTAGCTTCTGTCGATATTATTGTTGAAAATAATGAAAAATTAGAAGAAGCTATTTTCAATGCTATTACGATGACTAAAAACATCATTACAGTGACTGCGTCTATTCAATTATCACTTAGCAATCAGAAAAAAGTCATTGATGCTGTCCAAAGTGTCAACAAAACCACCGAATCCATGTTACTTAATAATGCGGAAATGCTTAAATCTAATACCGAAGAAACACTGAAGACGCTTGAAGAGCCAGCAGTAGCGATGGAAACCTTTAAAAAAGCATACGAAGATGTGTATTCAGCTATTGAGATGACTGAACAATCCAATGAACGAATTATCGAATCAAGCAAAAAATTCATAAATGAAATGGAACAGCTTAATGATCAAATGGAACGTAAGCTGCTAAATTAG
- the sigI gene encoding RNA polymerase sigma-I factor — protein sequence MLKRLLAKPDYNEKINNTIELIQSGNVEHESEFINQYIPFIRKVTAGVCKRFINPDTDDEFSIALIAFSEAIHQYSPDKGSSFLSFANLVIRRRVIDYIRMEQRRRTSLSFDFKEDDKENMENVAEVSASFQDYYQQLENDLRREEISHFKAKLHTFGISLTEVADQCPKHQDARMNMVGIAKIIIEEEEVLSSLMLKKRLPVKQLMKYMTMSRKTIERNRKYIIALVIVLLEDYKYLKDYLREWL from the coding sequence GTGCTAAAGCGTCTCTTAGCTAAGCCAGATTATAATGAGAAAATAAACAATACAATTGAATTAATACAGTCCGGAAATGTTGAACATGAAAGTGAATTCATCAATCAATATATTCCATTTATAAGAAAAGTGACTGCTGGAGTATGTAAAAGATTTATTAATCCAGATACTGATGATGAGTTTAGTATCGCTTTAATTGCTTTTAGTGAAGCCATTCATCAATATTCTCCAGATAAAGGGAGTTCCTTTTTGTCTTTTGCAAACCTTGTTATTAGACGACGTGTCATTGATTACATACGGATGGAACAACGTAGAAGAACATCCCTTTCTTTTGACTTTAAAGAAGATGACAAGGAAAATATGGAAAATGTTGCAGAGGTTTCAGCTTCTTTTCAAGACTACTATCAACAACTAGAAAACGATCTAAGGCGAGAAGAGATCAGTCATTTTAAGGCCAAGTTGCATACTTTTGGTATCAGCTTAACAGAAGTAGCAGATCAATGTCCGAAACATCAAGATGCCAGAATGAATATGGTTGGTATTGCGAAAATTATTATTGAAGAAGAAGAGGTTCTCTCCTCATTGATGCTTAAAAAACGTTTACCTGTTAAGCAGCTTATGAAGTACATGACGATGAGTAGAAAGACTATAGAGAGAAATAGAAAATATATTATCGCTCTTGTTATTGTGCTTCTCGAAGATTATAAATATCTGAAGGATTATTTGAGGGAGTGGTTATAA
- a CDS encoding DUF2777 family protein, translating into MNRQEAKAMIGKYIAVNEGNKGTYVGQLLEVMTPPQSTWEGIVRITGVLSIPLIEVDALDTVNLLFAENEKVHVSGRKITSLDKPFHGNFNESLAVALKEAWDIAHDENTRYEKTLSFLQQELRKLNAEHLIYEDAFVYYQLVKKGRKLYIYDEKKRESLSLEGCPFEFEIKVNNEWQTAYYKKGFTFETSSQDKIELKHGSTVRLNKAQFDPYKILLNELDEPSLNALERGLEKLEIGHENSVYCHNSLLIHLLSSFNQSFFSGVNFISYATETNQFIVQHHYERTMRDDEPDITFDRFEFTSDKGERVLTTYATQLSNE; encoded by the coding sequence ATGAATAGACAAGAAGCTAAGGCTATGATTGGAAAATATATTGCTGTCAACGAAGGGAATAAGGGAACATATGTGGGACAATTATTAGAAGTGATGACTCCTCCACAGTCCACGTGGGAAGGAATTGTTCGCATAACTGGTGTATTAAGCATTCCTTTGATTGAGGTTGACGCACTTGACACCGTTAATTTACTTTTTGCTGAAAATGAAAAGGTTCACGTATCAGGACGTAAAATCACCTCTTTAGACAAACCGTTTCATGGTAACTTTAACGAGTCACTTGCTGTTGCTCTTAAAGAAGCATGGGATATAGCTCACGATGAAAATACTCGCTATGAAAAAACATTATCTTTTTTACAACAAGAATTAAGAAAATTAAATGCCGAACATCTCATTTATGAGGATGCTTTCGTATACTATCAATTAGTTAAAAAGGGAAGAAAACTTTATATTTATGATGAGAAAAAGCGTGAATCCCTTTCATTAGAAGGATGTCCGTTTGAATTTGAGATAAAAGTAAATAACGAGTGGCAAACAGCCTATTACAAAAAAGGGTTTACCTTTGAAACATCCTCTCAAGATAAAATTGAGTTGAAACATGGCTCAACTGTAAGACTTAATAAAGCGCAGTTCGATCCCTATAAGATTTTGTTGAACGAGTTAGATGAACCTTCCTTAAATGCTCTAGAACGAGGGCTGGAAAAACTTGAAATTGGCCATGAAAATTCAGTTTATTGCCATAACTCTTTGTTAATTCATTTACTTAGTTCCTTTAACCAATCATTCTTCTCAGGTGTTAATTTCATTTCTTACGCTACAGAAACAAATCAATTTATCGTCCAACATCATTATGAAAGAACCATGAGAGATGATGAGCCTGACATTACTTTTGATAGATTTGAATTCACTTCTGATAAAGGGGAAAGAGTTTTAACAACTTATGCTACACAATTATCCAATGAGTGA